A stretch of Babesia bigemina genome assembly Bbig001, chromosome : III DNA encodes these proteins:
- a CDS encoding peptidase family M3 containing protein, putative, translated as MMLQMYDIMTNAYAKYGAHISKEESLVFNHMIESMRHQGVGLQSSAKTEYLELQSAESALSYELSDSSTLKHAAIPSIHGRPLPRNPAIYSYILRHSPEEQVRRMIWEAQTKCDPGTLSKLLRLHSIRSRISQIRGFRNFAQCAQRECILNEPEAVETFLRKSASSLRQRLCSELQELLDLKRSQGSADASLQPWDLDYLIGAERDKLGIQLRVSSVITYFERLLHDLFGISLVRDTSEPLWHPLVAKFLLVKYAGVGTDTAFEGSGRSDTNENIAAKNNHFGGKQVEVAHLYLDLFARDGKASVCAQFTVRCSKLLGHRNGEKKGTSHFPSAVSGLRMTHGYQYVTKECTDGSIRQLPATAVVCSFPTDPQHADISSALNGTYIDAHSAQTLFHELGHTVHALCSRTGLQHLSGNRGGVDFAEFSSHLFELYFLDGIRDICKIEGLDSESAKKAELSFSKYSAIETGRMTLLALLDLKFYTFKGELTVAGIDDLYKSVDIFDEEFGSSKVSRLLGLPALSNFDHLIPYGGTYFCYLYSRVLAIKVWRSFEGFSRSRATGDRLYAFFEKGSTDASIAPLNELAGRDLAAMEDELFLD; from the exons ATGATGTTGCAGATGTACGATATCATGACGAATGCTTACGCCAAATATGGCGCCCATATCAGCAAGGAAGAGTCGCTGGTGTTCAACCACATGATAGAGTCGATGCGCCACCAGGGCGTAGGACTTCAGTCGTCTGCAAAG ACCGAGTATTTAGAGCTTCAGAGCGCCGAGTCGGCACTTTCCTACGAGCTGTCTGacagcagcaccttgaaGCATGCAGCGATTCCGTCCATACACGGTCGCCCACTTCCACGAAATCCAGCTATATACTCGTACATCCTTCG ACACTCACCTGAGGAACAGGTGCGGCGCATGATTTGGGAGGCCCAGACTAAGTGCGACCCCGGCACGTTGAGCAAGCTGCTACGTCTGCACTCAATTCGTAGCAGGATATCGCAAATCCGAGGCTTCCGAAACTTCGCCCAGTGTGCGCAGAG GGAATGCATCCTCAATGAACCCGAGGCTGTGGAAACATTCTTACGCAAATCTGCTTCGTCACTGAGGCAAAGGTTGTGCTCGGAACTGCAAGAGCTCTTAGATCTTAAGAGGTCGCAAGGTTCGGCAGACGCGTCGTTGCAAccgtgggatttggattacctCATAGGGGCTGAACGGGATAAACTTGGCATACAGTTGAGAGTTAGCTCCGTGATCACCTACTTCGAGCGACTACTCCATGACCTCTTCGGCATTTCATTGGTGCGGGACACTTCGGAACCGCTGTGGCATCCGCTGGTTGCAAAGTTCCTCTTGGTGAAATATGCGGGTGTCGGCACAGATACTGCGTTTGAAGGATCGGGTAGAAGTGATACAAACGAGAACATTGCGGCGAAGAACAACCATTTCGGTGGGAAACAGGTGGAGGTGGCACATCTCTACTTGGACCTATTTGCCCGTGATGGAAAGGCCAGCGTTTGCGCCCAGTTCACAGTTAGGTGCTCAAAACTGCTGGGCCACCGGAACGGCGAAAAAAAAGGTACAAGCCACTTTCCAAGTGCGGTTTCTGGCCTACGGATGACTCATGGTTATCAATATGTGACTAAGGAATGCACTGACGGATCGATTCGTCAGCTTCCTGCAACTGCCGTTGTTTGCAGTTTCCCTACCGATCCTCAGCACGCCGATATATCGAGCGCTCTAAATGGCACGTATATCGACGCACACTCCGCACAAACTCTTTTCCACGAGTTGGGCCACACGGTGCATGCACTGTGCAGCCGTACCGGCCTGCAGCACCTGTCAGGGAACAGGGGTGGCGTCGACTTCGCGGAATTTTCATCGCACCTATTTGAGTTATACTTTCTGGATGGGATACGCGACATTTGCAAGATTGAAGGCCTGGATTCGGAGTCCGCGAAAAAGGCAGAGCTTTCATTCAGCAAGTACAGTGCTATAGAGACCGGTCGCATGACGCTATTGGCACTTCTCGACCTCAAGTTCTACACGTTTAAAGGTGAACTCACCGTCGCGGGAATAGATGACCTGTACAAGTCAGTCGATATATTCGACGAGGAGTTCGGGTCTAGTAAGGTCTCACGGCTGCTGGGTCTGCCCGCCCTGAGCAACTTCGACCACCTGATTCCTTACGGTGGCACGTACTTCTGTTATTTGTATTCGAG GGTGCTGGCTATAAAGGTTTGGCGTTCGTTTGAGGGCTTCAGCCGAAGCCGAGCAACTGGAGACCGTCTCTACGCATTCTTCGAGAAG GGATCTACGGATGCTTCCATAGCTCCCTTGAACGAGTTGGCTGGTAGAGATCTGGCAGCCATGGAAGACGAGCTGTTCCTAGACTGA
- a CDS encoding Mitochondrial intermediate peptidase 1, which produces MQLLRPTTATIRYVTGCSKAVVSLRTSTPPSSHHCRTFVTCPKVERSLFYLGAKTPSDLVRIGQEAVAASSDIIADVGDRPQDGDVEGRDLIYTIDHISNTLCLVADPCELLRHVHPDDEWRAAANATVEEVSAFISRVNIDEKASVYI; this is translated from the exons ATGCAGCTCCTAAGACCTACTACAGCTACAATTCGCTATGTGACTGGCTGTTCTAAAGCAGTAGTTTCTTTGAGGAC GTCAACTCCCCCCTCATCGCATCATTGCCGCACCTTTGTGACATGTCCCAAAGTTGAGAGGTCGCTATTCTACCTAGGAGCTAAGACGCCATCCGATTTAGTTCGCATAGGGCAGGAAGCAGTTGCTGCTTCATCCGACATCATTGCTGATGTGGGTGATCGTCCTCAAGATGGTGACGTGGAAGGCAGGGATTTGATATACACGATCGACCACATATCCAATACGCTGTGTCTGGTAGCGGATCCGTGTGAATTGTTGCGACACGTCCACCCCGACGATGAGTggcgcgccgccgccaatgCGACTGTCGAGGAAGTCTCGGCGTTCATAAGCCGCGTCAACATCGACGAAAAGGCAAGTGTTTACATTTGA
- a CDS encoding 1-deoxy-D-xylulose-5-phosphate synthase family protein, putative, producing the protein MGGYLNVGKSVATLLVLAIVEQCVGISGCVRPDQSAFLVKPQFPRAEQCVSQSARCSRIADHVGGTEAADVGPLDKSRLIDQVNWPEDVKKVPAEQILQLCKELRECFIKNAEQVGGHYSGSLGVVELTVALHRVFDSPKDRIVWDIGHQAYIHKMLTGRRHSMHTIRQPGGLSGFLRRYESPHDLFGAGHSSTSIGALQGIYEGDVVTGQHKDRSYVCIIGDGSMTGGMAMEALNYSAAIRSPLIIIYNDNGQTSLPTGMPAKNGTGPILPYFMVDNTRKTPVSDTEVIKQFDDLSIDGSETPMFLDPIDGHNVEHLSNVLSYLKGQLSADSNWSLKRPIVLHIKTVKGMGSEKALKALDRMHAIKAMAKPNANAAASTPSKTFSEVFADTLIELADRDDSVVAITAAMPGATGVGKLGVKHPNKAFDVGIAEQHAVTFAAGMAVSGAKPFCCLYSTFMQRALDQIIHDVALQNLPVRFVVDRAGYVGEDGASHHGNYDINYLRLMHNMLIMAPSNGVELKMMVNIAYNTDDQPCAIRYPKAAVASQEELDKYFMYTPDEIGSPTSLIEGKKLFKSRCVRLGNMGVAVLAFGPIVLDVMKAVDKIKLDATVVDMRFLNPMDTATIEGILQTHHTVITAEDGVAGGFGSAVLEYLATRPERVDVKCLTYPKQYAHHGSVNDQKRFAEMDEDGIARQIREFISA; encoded by the coding sequence ATGGGTGGGTATTTAAATGTAGGAAAGAGCGTCGCAACGCTTCTTGTTTTGGCAATTGTCGAGCAATGTGTAGGAATCTCGGGCTGCGTCCGACCAGATCAGTCGGCCTTCTTAGTGAAACCGCAGTTCCCTAGAGCCGAGCAATGCGTATCACAGTCGGCAAGATGTTCTCGTATCGCAGATCACGTCGGTGGCACGGAAGCTGCCGACGTCGGACCCTTAGACAAAAGTCGTCTGATCGACCAAGTTAATTGGCCAGAAGACGTCAAGAAGGTACCTGCGGAGCAGATCCTACAGCTATGCAAGGAACTAAGGGAATGCTTTATCAAAAATGCCGAGCAAGTTGGTGGTCACTACTCCGGTTCACTGGGGGTGGTCGAATTGACCGTGGCACTCCACAGGGTATTCGACTCGCCGAAGGATCGCATCGTGTGGGACATCGGTCACCAAGCGTATATACACAAGATGCTTACCGGTAGAAGGCATAGCATGCACACCATCAGGCAACCGGGGGGGTTGTCGGGGTTCCTGCGGAGGTACGAGAGCCCGCATGATCTTTTCGGGGCTGGGCACTCTTCGACATCCATTGGCGCACTACAAGGGATATACGAGGGAGATGTGGTTacagggcagcataaagataGGTCATATGTCTGTATAATCGGTGACGGTAGTATGACTGGGGGCATGGCCATGGAGGCACTGAACTACTCCGCCGCCATCAGGTCGCCCCTCATCATTATATACAATGACAATGGTCAAACATCGCTGCCCACGGGTATGCCGGCAAAGAATGGGACGGGTCCCATATTGCCTTACTTCATGGTCGACAATACGCGGAAAACTCCCGTCAGTGACACGGAGGTCATTAAGCAGTTCGACGATCTGAGTATCGACGGGAGCGAAACTCCTATGTTTTTGGACCCAATTGATGGGCACAATGTGGAGCATCTCAGCAATGTTCTGTCATATTTGAAGGGTCAGCTGAGTGCGGATAGCAACTGGAGTCTGAAAAGGCCCATTGTGTTGCATATAAAAACGGTGAAGGGCATGGGGTCAGAAAAGGCGCTAAAAGCGCTAGACCGAATGCACGCCATAAAGGCAATGGCTAAACCAAATGCTAACGCCGCTGCATCAACTCCGTCAAAGACCTTTTCAGAAGTTTTTGCCGATACCCTAATAGAGCTGGCCGACCGCGACGACTCAGTGGTAGCCATAACTGCGGCTATGCCGGGGGCCACCGGAGTGGGTAAACTGGGTGTGAAGCATCCTAATAAGGCGTTTGATGTTGGGATTGCAGAGCAACATGCGGTGACGTTTGCCGCTGGTATGGCAGTAAGTGGTGCAAAACCATTCTGCTGTCTCTACTCCACCTTCATGCAAAGGGCACTGGACCAGATCATACACGATGTGGCATTGCAGAATTTGCCAGTGCGATTTGTAGTGGACAGAGCGGGGTACGTCGGAGAGGATGGTGCGTCACACCACGGCAACTACGATATCAACTACCTGCGCCTAATGCACAACATGCTAATTATGGCTCCGAGTAACGGTGTTGAATTGAAGATGATGGTAAATATAGCTTACAACACCGATGATCAGCCCTGCGCCATCAGGTACCCCAAGGCCGCAGTGGCGTCGCAAGAGGAACTAGACAAATACTTCATGTATACACCAGACGAAATCGGAAGTCCAACGTCCTTGATAGAAGGCAAAAAACTGTTCAAGTCGCGATGCGTGCGGTTGGGAAATATGGGAGTCGCTGTTTTGGCATTCGGGCCTATAGTTCTCGATGTCATGAAGGCCGTTGACAAAATAAAACTTGACGCTACGGTTGTCGATATGCGGTTCCTAAACCCCATGGATACGGCTACAATTGAAGGCATTCTACAAACACATCATACGGTGATCACGGCCGAAGACGGCGTCGCTGGAGGCTTCGGTTCGGCTGTGCTGGAGTACCTAGCAACAAGGCCGGAGAGAGTAGATGTGAAATGCCTCACCTACCCTAAACAATACGCTCACCACGGCAGTGTTAACGACCAGAAACGTTTTGCCGAAATGGATGAGGATGGAATCGCGCGTCAAATAAGGGAGTTCATTTCGGCGTGA
- a CDS encoding tRNA (guanine-N1)-methyltransferase family protein, putative: MESDSGNCYISRHEKRAAFMDLCRKNCTVVIDCEFDSYENEKEATSLANQLMQSYAFNRRADKPVNLVICGIQEGSHLAEAFKKISGTENWMCTLEYKSLEDMFDPQNVTYLSADAEEVLDDISQEGIYVIGGIVDRNRLKGIALSRARYIGATCKRLPIKEHVQLTQSHVLSITACVSIILNYTANKNWTKALVESIPKRKF, encoded by the coding sequence ATGGAATCTGATTCAGGTAATTGTTATATCAGTAGGCACGAAAAGCGAGCCGCTTTCATGGACCTGTGTCGCAAGAATTGCACCGTCGTTATAGACTGCGAATTCGACTCCTACGAAAACGAGAAGGAAGCCACAAGCCTAGCTAATCAGTTGATGCAGAGCTATGCATTTAACCGACGCGCCGACAAACCTGTTAATCTGGTCATATGTGGGATACAAGAGGGAAGCCACCTAGCCGAAGCTTTCAAGAAGATATCAGGCACAGAAAACTGGATGTGTACCCTGGAATATAAAAGCCTAGAAGACATGTTTGATCCGCAGAATGTCACCTATCTCTCTGCGGATGCTGAAGAGGTTCTAGACGACATATCGCAAGAAGGGATTTATGTTATCGGAGGCATCGTAGATCGCAACAGATTGAAAGGTATCGCATTAAGTAGGGCTAGGTATATCGGAGCTACATGCAAACGATTGCCCATCAAGGAACACGTACAACTCACTCAAAGTCACGTTCTGTCCATCACAGCATGTGTAAGCATCATTCTTAATTACACTGCGAACAAAAACTGGACCAAGGCTCTAGTAGAGTCAATCCCCAAAAGGAAGTTCTAG